A genomic segment from Neobacillus sp. YX16 encodes:
- a CDS encoding MFS transporter → MSRLTKQEKSWVFYDWANSAYSILITTAIFPLYFKAAADSAGLAGSTSTAYLGYANSFGTLLVSICAPILGTIGDFKGLKKRLFTFFVILGIAFTALLAVVPTNQWLILLICYIITVIGFGGANIFYDAFLVDVTSEERMNKISARGFAMGYIGSTIPFIIGIALILLSQQGVLPLSVTVSTQIAFAITAIWWGTFTIPMLKNVEQVYYVDRVAKPISTSFKKVFLTLKRIKAYRPLFLFLIAYFFYIDGVHTIITMSTAYGTDLGISSTNLLIILFATQVIAAPFAMLYGRLADKFTGKRMLLVGIFIYIIICIYAYFMKTTLDFWILAMLVGSSQGGIQALSRSYFAKLVPKENANEFFGFYNIFYKFASILGPALVGFTAQITGNTNAGVFSLVILFIIGGAVLLRVPETTEKIQVINK, encoded by the coding sequence ATGAGTCGATTGACGAAGCAAGAAAAGAGCTGGGTTTTTTATGATTGGGCTAATTCTGCTTACTCCATTTTAATTACAACAGCCATCTTTCCCTTATATTTTAAAGCAGCTGCAGATAGTGCAGGTCTTGCAGGGTCTACCTCTACTGCGTATTTGGGATACGCAAATTCCTTTGGGACACTCCTCGTTTCGATTTGTGCACCGATTCTAGGAACTATTGGGGATTTTAAAGGCTTAAAAAAGAGGTTATTTACCTTTTTTGTGATTCTAGGTATTGCCTTTACGGCACTGTTGGCAGTTGTTCCGACTAATCAGTGGCTTATCCTCTTAATCTGTTATATTATTACCGTCATTGGCTTTGGAGGAGCCAATATCTTTTATGATGCCTTCCTTGTAGACGTTACGAGTGAAGAACGGATGAATAAGATATCCGCACGCGGGTTTGCTATGGGCTATATCGGAAGTACTATTCCTTTCATTATCGGTATTGCTCTCATTCTATTATCTCAACAAGGGGTTCTGCCTTTATCAGTAACCGTCTCCACGCAAATAGCCTTTGCAATCACCGCGATTTGGTGGGGAACCTTTACGATTCCAATGTTAAAAAATGTTGAACAGGTCTATTACGTCGATCGGGTTGCAAAACCGATTTCTACCAGCTTTAAAAAAGTATTTCTAACTCTTAAAAGGATAAAAGCTTACCGTCCTTTATTTCTATTCCTTATTGCATATTTCTTTTATATTGATGGCGTTCACACGATCATCACTATGTCCACTGCCTATGGAACTGATCTTGGGATATCATCTACAAATCTGTTAATAATTCTTTTTGCTACACAAGTTATTGCTGCTCCGTTCGCTATGCTGTATGGAAGGCTGGCAGATAAATTCACAGGAAAGAGAATGTTATTAGTTGGCATTTTTATTTATATTATTATTTGTATCTATGCTTATTTTATGAAAACAACCTTAGATTTCTGGATTTTAGCGATGCTTGTCGGTTCCTCACAGGGCGGGATTCAGGCTCTTAGCCGTTCTTATTTTGCGAAGCTGGTACCGAAGGAAAATGCTAACGAATTTTTTGGATTCTATAATATTTTTTATAAATTCGCCTCTATTCTTGGGCCGGCTTTAGTTGGATTTACCGCCCAAATAACTGGTAATACAAATGCTGGTGTATTTAGTTTAGTTATTTTATTTATCATTGGCGGAGCCGTTTTACTGCGAGTTCCTGAAACCACTGAAAAAATCCAGGTAATTAATAAATAA
- a CDS encoding ATP-grasp domain-containing protein, whose translation MRIWFNRWFTTVTHFMELIRGNEEGRRFEIFGTHSNKDALYLQYCDYAFTEPTVSGEEYIEFCLEFCQKHKIDIFIPRKENTRIAKRLADFEAIGVKVLVCPDSELMETLDNKAAAYHSIMQKEENGAKLVSIPDFYVVNNINDFKTAYQCLQDKGHTVCFKPVVGEGATGFRVIEDRIESIDQLFRRASSRRLPYHYACEILGQQEVFPDLMVLEYLEGPEFSIDCVASTEQLYAAIPRMKGDGRIREILDHHELIQLAHRFHQHFPIPFIFNIQVKYNQGIPKLLEINPRMSGGMHFSCLTGLNLPYLAIKLLLGEEIGQLKPRFGIRASHLEKEMILDKDLFA comes from the coding sequence ATGAGAATTTGGTTTAATAGGTGGTTTACGACGGTTACGCATTTTATGGAGTTGATTCGTGGGAATGAGGAGGGACGCCGGTTTGAGATTTTCGGCACTCATTCGAATAAGGACGCTCTCTATTTACAGTATTGTGATTATGCCTTTACAGAACCTACCGTGTCAGGTGAGGAATATATTGAGTTTTGTCTGGAGTTTTGTCAGAAGCATAAGATTGATATTTTCATCCCTAGAAAAGAGAATACTCGAATCGCAAAGAGGCTGGCTGATTTTGAAGCAATTGGTGTGAAGGTGTTGGTATGTCCAGACTCAGAATTGATGGAGACACTGGATAATAAAGCAGCTGCCTACCATTCCATCATGCAAAAGGAAGAGAATGGGGCAAAACTTGTTTCGATACCAGATTTTTATGTTGTTAATAATATCAACGATTTCAAAACCGCGTATCAATGTTTGCAGGATAAAGGACATACAGTGTGTTTTAAACCTGTTGTTGGTGAAGGAGCCACTGGTTTTCGCGTTATTGAGGATCGGATTGAAAGTATTGACCAGCTGTTTAGAAGGGCAAGCAGCCGTCGCCTCCCATACCATTACGCATGTGAAATTTTAGGCCAGCAAGAGGTTTTCCCAGATTTAATGGTGCTAGAGTATTTAGAGGGTCCGGAATTCAGCATTGATTGTGTTGCATCGACTGAGCAGCTGTACGCTGCCATACCCAGGATGAAGGGGGATGGAAGGATTAGAGAAATCTTAGATCACCATGAGCTTATTCAACTTGCTCATCGGTTTCATCAACACTTTCCTATACCGTTTATCTTTAATATTCAAGTTAAATATAATCAGGGTATCCCTAAGCTGCTCGAAATCAATCCCCGAATGAGCGGGGGCATGCATTTTAGCTGTTTAACAGGACTGAACCTTCCTTACCTAGCCATAAAATTATTGCTAGGTGAAGAAATTGGCCAGTTGAAGCCAAGATTTGGAATTCGGGCTAGTCATCTCGAGAAGGAAATGATTCTTGATAAAGATCTTTTTGCGTAA
- a CDS encoding DMSO/selenate family reductase complex A subunit: MGDKNLLSKIGESKLSRRSLLKWTGLASVPVIAGGVWSTKYLSENKNIVEASETIVPTCSTLDCGGKCMIKAHVRDGVITRISTRSDQELDEANPYMKACVRGRSYRKNQYHPDRLKYPMKRVGKRGEGKFERISWEEAVAIITKETKRITEQYGPASRYVHQGTAVTCGTVGGAQLARRLMVLSGGFLNYYHSVSMGNTAAATPYTYGTHQTGNSLDSLKDSKLILLWGHNPSETIFGNTLHYYKKLKEAGIKIISIDPRYSNTAVAFADEWIPLLPGTDNALMDAMAYVIVNENLHNKDFVDKFVIGFDEEHMPEGVPEKESLVSYLFGKKDGIEKTPEWAERICKVPAAKIAELAREYATAKPAALIQGWGPQRHASGERIARGGTMLASITGNVGVSGGWASGYGGIPRKFPMGIPVPENPVKESISIMNWTDAITDPSKVTTKNGLKDGDKLTSNIKLIFNLAGNYLINQQPDINKTKKILEDESLVEFIIASDHFLTPSAKYADILLPETTFFERWNIGESWASGDYIILSEKVVENYYESRSDYDWLSEVAEGLGVGQEFTEGRDEIGWIKYILDETRKVEPSTPTFEEFKKKRIHYWRYDGPRIAFKDQIEDPANHPFETPSGKIEIFSKRLYDMNHSEIPAIPIYIPEWEGAQDPLKATFPLQCITWKGRNRANSTFANHPWLKEVAEQVLWINPADAEMRGIKKGDKVKIYNDRGIVMIPAEVTTRIMPGVVAMQAGAWYKPDKNGVDTGGCANVLTSQRITPLAKGNAHQTMLVQVQKA, from the coding sequence ATGGGTGATAAAAATCTATTATCTAAAATTGGCGAGAGTAAACTGTCAAGAAGGTCATTATTGAAATGGACAGGTCTTGCCTCTGTCCCAGTTATTGCCGGTGGTGTCTGGTCCACGAAATATTTATCTGAAAACAAAAATATTGTAGAAGCAAGTGAAACCATTGTTCCTACCTGCAGCACCTTAGACTGCGGTGGTAAATGTATGATAAAGGCGCATGTAAGGGACGGGGTAATTACAAGAATAAGTACCCGTAGTGATCAAGAATTAGATGAAGCTAATCCATATATGAAAGCCTGTGTAAGAGGACGCTCTTACCGGAAAAATCAATACCATCCAGATCGTTTAAAATATCCAATGAAGCGAGTCGGAAAACGCGGCGAAGGTAAATTTGAGAGAATTTCTTGGGAAGAAGCGGTTGCTATTATTACAAAAGAAACCAAACGGATTACTGAACAATACGGCCCAGCCTCCAGGTACGTTCATCAGGGGACCGCGGTTACTTGCGGTACAGTAGGCGGCGCTCAGCTCGCAAGAAGATTAATGGTATTAAGTGGTGGGTTTCTAAACTATTACCATTCCGTAAGTATGGGGAACACTGCTGCTGCAACACCTTATACATATGGTACCCACCAAACCGGGAACAGTCTCGATTCTCTCAAAGATTCAAAGCTGATTCTCTTATGGGGACACAACCCTTCTGAAACCATTTTCGGTAACACCCTTCATTATTATAAAAAATTAAAAGAAGCCGGAATCAAGATTATTTCGATTGACCCTCGATATTCCAATACGGCAGTTGCTTTTGCGGATGAATGGATTCCCTTATTACCAGGGACTGACAATGCACTTATGGATGCCATGGCTTATGTGATTGTCAATGAAAACCTGCATAACAAGGACTTTGTCGATAAATTTGTGATTGGTTTTGATGAGGAACACATGCCTGAAGGTGTGCCTGAGAAAGAATCACTAGTTTCATATTTATTTGGTAAAAAGGATGGAATCGAAAAAACACCTGAATGGGCAGAGCGAATTTGTAAGGTGCCTGCAGCGAAAATCGCAGAGCTCGCCCGTGAATATGCTACAGCTAAGCCAGCAGCCTTAATTCAAGGCTGGGGCCCGCAGCGTCATGCGAGTGGTGAGAGGATTGCACGCGGTGGAACGATGTTAGCTTCGATAACAGGAAATGTTGGTGTGTCAGGCGGCTGGGCATCAGGTTATGGCGGAATTCCAAGAAAATTCCCGATGGGTATCCCTGTTCCTGAAAATCCAGTAAAAGAGAGTATTTCCATAATGAACTGGACAGATGCGATCACCGATCCTAGCAAGGTCACTACCAAAAATGGACTTAAGGATGGCGATAAGCTTACATCTAACATTAAATTAATCTTTAATTTAGCTGGTAATTACTTAATTAACCAACAGCCTGATATCAATAAAACAAAAAAAATTCTAGAAGATGAAAGCTTAGTAGAGTTCATCATTGCCAGCGACCATTTCCTCACACCAAGTGCGAAATATGCGGATATTCTTTTACCAGAGACCACCTTCTTTGAACGCTGGAATATCGGTGAGTCATGGGCATCTGGAGATTATATCATTCTTTCAGAAAAAGTTGTGGAGAATTACTACGAATCGCGCTCAGATTATGACTGGTTATCAGAGGTGGCTGAAGGTCTTGGTGTAGGACAGGAGTTTACCGAGGGTCGCGATGAAATCGGCTGGATAAAATATATCTTAGATGAAACGAGAAAAGTCGAGCCGAGCACTCCAACCTTCGAGGAATTTAAGAAGAAACGGATTCATTATTGGCGTTATGATGGACCAAGGATTGCCTTCAAGGATCAAATTGAAGACCCTGCCAATCACCCATTTGAAACACCATCTGGAAAAATTGAGATATTCTCCAAACGCTTATATGATATGAATCATAGTGAAATTCCAGCGATTCCAATTTATATTCCTGAATGGGAAGGCGCACAGGATCCATTAAAAGCCACCTTCCCTCTCCAATGTATTACATGGAAAGGAAGAAACCGAGCCAATTCTACATTTGCTAACCACCCATGGTTAAAGGAAGTGGCTGAACAGGTGCTTTGGATTAACCCTGCTGATGCCGAAATGCGAGGCATTAAAAAAGGTGATAAAGTCAAAATTTATAACGATCGTGGCATTGTTATGATACCTGCCGAAGTCACCACCCGTATCATGCCTGGAGTCGTTGCCATGCAGGCAGGAGCTTGGTACAAACCAGATAAAAACGGAGTCGATACAGGAGGATGTGCCAACGTCCTCACCAGTCAGCGCATCACCCCGCTGGCTAAAGGCAACGCCCATCAAACCATGCTAGTCCAAGTACAAAAAGCATAA